A window of the Eulemur rufifrons isolate Redbay chromosome 6, OSU_ERuf_1, whole genome shotgun sequence genome harbors these coding sequences:
- the LOC138383710 gene encoding olfactory receptor 8B12-like: MAAENSSVTEFILSGLTDQPELQVPLFFLFLGFYVVTVVGNLGLITLIGLNSHLHIPMYFFLFNLSFIDFSYSTTLTPKMLMSFVLKKNIISYAGCMTQFFFFCFFVFSESYILSAMAYDRYVAICKPLLYTVTMSPQVCLLLLSGVYGMGVFGAVAHMGNIMFMTFCADNLVNHYMCDIIPLLELSCNSSYINLLVVFIVVTIGIGVPIVTIFISYGFILSSILHISSMEGRSKAFSTCSSHIIVVSLFFGSGAFMYLKPPSILPLDQGKVSSIFYTAVVPMFNPLIYSLRNKDVKVALKKTLSRKILS, translated from the coding sequence ATGGCTGCTGAGAACTCTTCTGTGACAGAGTTCATCCTCTCAGGCTTAACCGACCAGCCTGAACTCCAAGTCCCCCTCTTCTTCCTGTTTCTAGGTTTCTACGTGGTCACCGTGGTGGGGAACCTTGGCTTGATAACCCTGATTGGGCTGAACTCTCACCTCCATAttcccatgtacttcttcctcttcAACTTGTCCTTCATAGATTTTAGTTATTCCACTACTCTCACCCCTAAAATGCTGatgagttttgttttaaagaagaacATCATTTCCTATGCAGGGTGCatgactcaattttttttcttctgtttttttgtcttttctgaatCCTATATTCTATCAGCGATGGCGTATGACCGCTATGTCGCCATCTGTAAACCACTGTTGTACACGGTCACCATGTCCCCCCAGGTGTGTTTGCTCCTTTTGTCAGGTGTCTATGGGATGGGGGTTTTTGGGGCTGTGGCCCATATGGGAAACATAATGTTTATGACCTTTTGTGCAGACAACCTTGTCAATCACTATATGTGTGACATCATTCCCCTCCTTGAGCTCTCCTGCAACAGCTCTTACATAAATTTGCTGGTGGTCTTTATTGTTGTGACCATTGGCATTGGGGTGCCCATTGTTACCATTTTCATCTCATATGGTTTCATTCTTTCCAGCATTCTCCACATTAGCTCCATGGAGGGCAGATCCAAAGCCTTCAGTACCTGCAGTTCCCATATAATtgtggtttctcttttctttgggtCAGGAGCCTTTATGTACCTCAAACCACCTTCTATTTTACCCCTTGATCAGGGGAAAGTGTCCTCAATTTTCTACACTGCTGTGGTGCCCATGTTCAACCCCTTAATCTATAGCCTGAGGAATAAAGATGTCAAAGTTGCCCTGAAGAAAACTTTGAGCAGAAAAATCTTATCTTGA